The proteins below come from a single Vitis vinifera cultivar Pinot Noir 40024 chromosome 9, ASM3070453v1 genomic window:
- the LOC100853579 gene encoding uncharacterized protein LOC100853579 isoform X1, whose protein sequence is MLQACKEIVCGKKIEIPLSLDLLAQETSFQENKTSHMDNVYSGLVVEILEDMINEYDNFCNNFGMLVSNEKETSTDLRVLSSKLDAGKQPLGHSEVQAWSKYHKGMVVFQAGEVEQLNKRLQILEEDAAVIKQSFFSSVEERKKLIREIHQLFQIIHHFLCLQSQGTGEKTHAGALIINPHKDGRMGTGLSQVLIQDSNPALVTRGLRANMLAFQGTAESEEAFIPR, encoded by the exons ATGTTGCAGGCCTGCAAAGAAATTGTATgtggaaagaaaatagaaattcccTTAAGTTTAGACTTACTTGCCCAAGAAACCAgctttcaagaaaataaaaccaGCCATATGGATAATGTTTACTCTGGGCTAGTGGTTGAAATTTTGGAGGATATGATAAatgaatatgataatttttGCAATAATTTTGGGATGTTGGtttcaaatgagaaagaaaCCTCAACAGATTTAAGGGTCCTTAGTTCAAAGCTGGATGCTGGAAAGCAACCCCTGGGTCATTCAGAAGTACAGGCATGGAGTAAATACCACAAGGGCATGGTAGTGTTTCAAGCTGGTGAAGTTGAACAGCTCAACAAGAGATTGCAGATTCTCGAAGAAGACGCTGCAGTCATAAAGCAATCCTTCTTTAGCAGtgtagaagaaagaaaaaaattgatcagGGAGATACATCAGCTGTTTCAGATCATACACCATTTCCTTTGCCTTCAAAGTCAGGGAACAGGTGAGAAAACCCATGCTGGAGCTCTGATAATCAATCCTCACAAG GATGGAAGAATGGGGACTGGTCTCTCACAAGTTCTAATCCAAGATTCAAATCCAGCTCTTGTGACCAGAGGCCTTAGAGCTAATATGCTAGCATTCCAGGGAACTGCAGAAAGTGAGGAAGCATTCATTCCCAGATAG
- the LOC100254954 gene encoding triphosphate tunnel metalloenzyme 3: MEVEVKLRLPDAASHQKLSDLLAPFHVKTLIQENIFFDGSAAELSSKFAVLRLRFYDLDSRCVLSLKSQPQISNGISRAEEVEEEIEPLIGRACVAEPWRFKSMNSRIIKRLRDEFEVGDEGLVCLGGFRNVRAVYAWNGLNLELDETHFDFGTNYEIECESLEPERAKKLLEGFLEENGISFSNAEASKFAVFRSGKLH; the protein is encoded by the coding sequence ATGGAAGTCGAGGTCAAGCTTCGCCTCCCTGACGCCGCCTCCCACCAGAAACTCTCCGACCTCCTCGCCCCATTCCATGTCAAAACCCTAATCCAAGAGAACATCTTCTTCGACGGATCAGCCGCCGAGCTCTCCTCCAAATTTGCGGTCCTCCGCCTTCGGTTCTACGACCTCGATTCCCGCTGCGTTCTCTCCCTCAAATCCCAACCGCAAATCTCAAACGGCATCAGCCGCGCCGAAGAAGTCGAAGAAGAAATCGAACCTCTGATCGGGCGTGCCTGCGTGGCGGAGCCATGGCGATTTAAATCGATGAATTCGAGGATAATCAAGAGGTTGAGAGATGAGTTTGAGGTAGGAGATGAGGGCTTGGTGTGCCTGGGAGGGTTCAGGAACGTTAGAGCGGTGTATGCGTGGAATGGATTGAATTTAGAGCTGGACGAAACTCATTTCGATTTCGGGACGAATTATGAGATTGAATGCGAGAGCTTGGAGCCAGAGAGAGCGAAGAAGTTGCTTGAAGGGTTCTTGGAGGAGAACGGGATTAGTTTCTCGAACGCGGAGGCCTCAAAATTTGCAGTTTTTCGATCCGGAAAGCTGCATTAG
- the LOC100249809 gene encoding DEAD-box ATP-dependent RNA helicase 35, with amino-acid sequence MEEDDDYVEYIPVKKRRAMEAQRILQRKGKSSALEDEAEKSKLAEAKPSLLVKASQLKRDLPEISPAEQIVQQEKEMIEHLSDRKTLMSVRELAKGITYTEPLLTGWKPPLPIRRMSRKECESIRKQWHIIVDGDEIPPPIKNFKDMRFPEPILKNLKAKGIVQPTPIQVQGLPVILSGRDMIGIAFTGSGKTLVFVLPLIMVALQEEVSMPIVPGEGPFGLVICPSRELARQTYEVVEQFLVPMRECGYPELRPLLCIGGVDMRSQLEVVKKGVHIIVATPGRLKDMLAKKKLNLDNCRYLTLDEADRLVDLGFEDDIREVFDHFKAQRQTLLFSATMPTKIQNFARSALVKPVTVNVGRAGAANLDVIQEVEYVKQEAKIVYLLECLQKTSPPVLIFCENKADVDDIHEYLLLKGVEAVAIHGGKDQEEREYAISSFKAGKKDVLVATDVASKGLDFPDIKHVINYDMPAEIENYVHRIGRTGRCGKTGIATTFINKNQSETTLLDLKHLLQEAKQRIPPVLAELNDPMEDVDAITDASGVKGCAYCGGLGHRIRDCPKLEHQKSMAIASSRRDYFGSGGYRGEI; translated from the exons ATGGAGGAAGACGATGATTATGTCGAGTACATTCCTGTGAAAAAGCGTAGGGCGATGGAAGCGCAGAGAATCCTTCAGCGCAAGGGAAAATCTTCTGCTCTTGAAGATGAAGCTGAGAAATCCAAACTGGCTGAGGCAAAACCTAGCTTGCTTGTAAAGGCATCACAGCTTAAGCGTGATCTTCCTGAGATCAGTCCCGCTGAGCAGATTGTGCAGCAAGAGAAGGAGATGATTGAGCATCTTTCAGACAGAAAAACTCTGATGTCAGTCCGTGAATTGGCAAAGGGAATTACTTATACAGAGCCACTTTTGACAGGATGGAAGCCTCCTCTGCCTATTCGAAGGATGTCAAGAAAGGAATGTGAATCAATTCGGAAGCAATGGCACATCATTGTGGATGGTGACGAGATTCCCCCACCTATAAAGAATTTCAAGGATATGAGATTTCCGGAACCAATTTTGAAGAACTTGAAAGCAAAGGGGATTGTGCAGCCGACACCCATTCAAGTACAGGGCCTTCCTGTGATTTTATCGGGTAGGGATATGATTGGAATTGCCTTTACAGGGTCAGGCAAGACACTTGTTTTTGTGTTACCACTAATCATGGTGGCTTTGCAAGAGGAGGTGTCGATGCCTATAGTTCCTGGGGAAGGGCCATTTGGCTTAGTGATTTGCCCATCAAGGGAACTTGCAAGACAAACGTATGAAGTTGTGGAGCAGTTTTTGGTTCCAATGAGGGAGTGTGGTTATCCAGAATTGAGGCCATTGCTTTGCATTGGTGGAGTTGATATGCGGTCACAGTTGGAGGTTGTGAAGAAGGGTGTACATATTATTGTTGCTACTCCAGGGAGGTTGAAGGATATGCTCGCAAAGAAGAAACTGAACCTTGACAATTGCAG ATATTTAACTCTAGATGAAGCGGATAGATTGGTGGATTTGGGATTTGAAGATGACATAAGGGAGGTGTTTGACCACTTCAAAGCTCAACGCCAAACACTTCTGTTTTCTGCCACCATGCCCACTAAGATTCAGAATTTTGCTAGAAGTGCTTTGGTAAAGCCTGTAACTGTTAATGTTGGAAGGGCTGGAGCAGCAAATCTTGATGTGATCCAAGAAGTCGAGTATGTGAAGCAAGAGGCAAAGATTGTTTACCTTCTTGAATGCCTACAGAAAACCTCACCTCCTGTTTTAATATTCTGTGAGAACAAGGCGGATGTCGATGATATTCATGAATATCTCCTTCTAAAAGGAGTTGAAGCAGTGGCCATTCATGGGGGCAAGGATCAAGAAGAGAGAGAATACGCCATTTCATCCTTCAAAGCTGGCAAGAAAGATGTCCTGGTTGCAACTGATGTTGCCTCAAAGGGTTTGGATTTTCCTGATATTAAACATGTTATTAATTATGACATGCCAGCAGAAATAGAAAATTATGTTCACAGGATTGGGCGAACAGGAAGATGTGGCAAGACAGGAATAGCTACAACATTTATAAACAAGAACCAAAGTGAGACGACACTTCTTGATTTGAAACATCTATTACAAGAAGCAAAACAACGGATTCCTCCTGTTTTGGCTGAACTCAATGATCCAATGGAAGATGTGGATGCAATTACTGATGCAAGTGGAGTCAAGGGTTGTGCTTATTGTGGTGGACTTGGTCATCGTATCCGTGATTGCCCCAAGTTAGAACATCAGAAAAGCATGGCAATTGCCAGTTCTAGGAGGGATTATTTTGGTTCTGGGGGCTACAGAGGGGAAATATGA
- the LOC100853579 gene encoding uncharacterized protein LOC100853579 isoform X2 produces the protein MDNVYSGLVVEILEDMINEYDNFCNNFGMLVSNEKETSTDLRVLSSKLDAGKQPLGHSEVQAWSKYHKGMVVFQAGEVEQLNKRLQILEEDAAVIKQSFFSSVEERKKLIREIHQLFQIIHHFLCLQSQGTGEKTHAGALIINPHKDGRMGTGLSQVLIQDSNPALVTRGLRANMLAFQGTAESEEAFIPR, from the exons ATGGATAATGTTTACTCTGGGCTAGTGGTTGAAATTTTGGAGGATATGATAAatgaatatgataatttttGCAATAATTTTGGGATGTTGGtttcaaatgagaaagaaaCCTCAACAGATTTAAGGGTCCTTAGTTCAAAGCTGGATGCTGGAAAGCAACCCCTGGGTCATTCAGAAGTACAGGCATGGAGTAAATACCACAAGGGCATGGTAGTGTTTCAAGCTGGTGAAGTTGAACAGCTCAACAAGAGATTGCAGATTCTCGAAGAAGACGCTGCAGTCATAAAGCAATCCTTCTTTAGCAGtgtagaagaaagaaaaaaattgatcagGGAGATACATCAGCTGTTTCAGATCATACACCATTTCCTTTGCCTTCAAAGTCAGGGAACAGGTGAGAAAACCCATGCTGGAGCTCTGATAATCAATCCTCACAAG GATGGAAGAATGGGGACTGGTCTCTCACAAGTTCTAATCCAAGATTCAAATCCAGCTCTTGTGACCAGAGGCCTTAGAGCTAATATGCTAGCATTCCAGGGAACTGCAGAAAGTGAGGAAGCATTCATTCCCAGATAG